The following nucleotide sequence is from Gemmatimonadota bacterium.
TCGGGCGGATACGGTATGCTCATTGGCGTGAATTCCACACGGGCCGAACGCGAAGACTTTGCCAACCGCATCACCCAAAACCCACGCAATTATATTGCACAACCCACCATTGCACTCTCGCGAAGCCCTATTCTGGTAGAAGACCACTTTGAAGGCCGCCATGTCGATTTGCGGCCCTATATCCTCTACAATGGCGAAGATACTTATGTCTTGCCCGGCGGGCTGACGCGCGTGGCCCTTAAAAAAGGATCTCTGGTGGTCAACTCTTCACAAGGTGGGGGAAGCAAAGACACCTGGGTATTATACGACAGCGACGATCCACTTGTCCCGTCCAGGTACCTTTCACAAACGCACTAACGCCGAGCCATCTTATGTTAAGCCGCACAGCAGAATCCATTTACTGGATGAGTCGTTATCTTGAACGCGCCGAAAATGTCGCCCGCTTTATTGAGGTCAATTGTCACTTGATGCTCGACTTACCCGTTGAAGCCAAAGGACAGTGGGAACCGCTTGTGCTCACCACAGGCGACCAGGACCTGTTCTACGAAAACTACGCAACGGACAACCAGGCCAGCGTCATCGACTTCCTGACATTTAGTCCCGTAAATCCCAACTCCATTATCTCCTGCTTACAAAACGCCCGTGAAAATGCGCGTTCTATCCGAGAAATTATTTCAACGGAAATGTGGGAACAGATTAACAAATTCTACTTGCAGGTACAAAATATCGACAAACCCCAGGCACAGGATGCTCCCCATACCTACTTTACAGATATCATCATGGCCAGTCACCTGTTCACAGGCATTCAGCGCAACACCATGTCTCACAATGAAGCCTGGCAATTTGCTCAACTGGGTCGGGACTTAGAACGCGCCGATAAAACCTCGCGCATCCTCGATGTCAAATACTTCTTTTTATTGCCCGAAGTTGATGATGTGGGCACACCCTTTGACAATATCCAGTGGTCGGCACTGCTCAAATCTGCCAGTGCCCTCGAAATGTATCGCAAACAATATGGCCCTATCGAACCCCATAATGTGGTCGATTTCTTGCTCTTAAACCGCGAATTTCCCCGCGCTATTCGATACTGTCTTTCCAGGGCCAATCAATCCTTGCACACCATATCGGGTACGCCCGAAGACTCTTTCCAAAACACATCTGAACAAGTACTGGGTCGCCTGCTCGCCGAACTGGATTACACCAGTATAGATGAAATCATCACGCGGGGTCTGCACGAATACCTCGACGTATTTCAAAGTCGGCTCAACCAGCTTGACAACGCTATTTTCGAAACCTTCTTTACGATCTCACCTTCCACCACGACCGCCTGAAACCGATGAATATGCTCGAAGGGTACGCCCTTGAATCCGGTTCTTACGACGAAATGTGGGACCAAAAAGACGGGGTGCGCGCCCATTGGCATCCCTTTTTTCGCGCAATAGAACGCATGGGCAGCAAAGAACTGGCGCATCGCCACGAGGAAGCGCGATTGCTGCTCCGCGAAAACGGCGTTACGTACAACGTACACAGCGACCCCGATGGCTTGCACCACCCCTGGGAACTCGATCCCATACCTCTGCTGCTTCAGGCCAATGACTGGACCCATATTGCGCGAGGGATATCTCAACGCGCCGAATTACTAAACCTCGTACTCAAAGACATCTACGGTCCCCAAACACTCATCCGAGAGGGCCTGTTGCCTTTTGAACTCATCTATAATCACGCCGGTTTTTTGAGGCCCTGCAAAGATGTCTTTCTACCTGCCGAGCATCAGTTGCGCGTCTATGCCGCCAATCTCGCGCGAGGCCCCGATGGACAGATGTGGGTTTTGTACGACCACGCACAGGCACCTTCGGGCCTGGGATACGCGCTCGAAAACAGAACCACAATGTCGCGCATCATGCCTACCTTATTCAACGACTGCAATGTGCGGCGCCTAGCCCATTTTTTTCGCACCTTTCAGGCCGGCCTATCTGAAATTGCTCCTCACAATAAAGAAAATCCCCGGATCGTCATACTGACCCCGGGACCTTTTAACGCCACCTATTTCGAACATGCATGTCTCTCGGCTTATCTGGGCTATACCCTTGTGCAAGGCGATGACCTTACCGTACGCGATGGGCGCGTGTGGTTCAAATCCATCGATGGTCTGCATCCCGTCGATATTATTTTGCGCCACATCAATGACGATTTTTGCGACCCATTGGAACTCAACGAAGAATCACAACTCGGCGTTGCCGGGCTACTCGATGCTGTGCGAAATGGGCACGTAGCCATTGCCAATCCCCTGGGCAGTAGTATGCTCGAAAATTTGGGCTTGATGCCTTTTTTGCCCGGCATTGCACGACACTTGCTGGGCGAAGATCTCATCCTGCCCTCGATAGCCACCTGGTGGTGCGGGCAAGTGCGGGAAATGAACTATGTGCTCGACCATCTCGACAGTCTGATACTCTGCCCAATTGATCAGCAATCCGCTATTCCCCGCGTCTTCGGCGCCTTGCTCAGCCACGCCGAGCGCGAAGCCTGGCGCGATCGCATCAGGGCAAACCCCACCCATTACGCAGGCCAGGAACACGTCAGTTTTGCAACCGCACCTTCCCTGATCAAGGGCCATCTCGAATCTCGCTACACCACCCTCACTGCCTTTGCAGTCTCCCACCAAAATACATACTCGGTAATGCCCGGAGGCCTCACGCGCAGCGCACCCGAGCGCGACAATTTTGTCGTTCCTGCGCATACGTTTGTACACAGCAAAGACACCTGGGTAATTGACGGTCATCCACACCGGAACTTTGGCGCATGAATTATCGCATCACACACCAGAGCCACTACGAATATGCAGAGACCGTGAGCCTGTCTCACAATCAAGCCCGCTTGAATCCGCGCAGTTTTTTTAATCAGACCTGCTTGAATAGCCACATCACCATCAATCCACAGCCAGCATTTTTTCGCGAGCGAAAAGATTTTTTTGGCAATCGCACCGCCTATTTTTCCATCGAGCAGTCCCACAATATCCTCTCAGTCACAGCCGAAAGCGATGTGCATATCGTATCGCAAACCCAATTGACCAGCGATATGCCCTGGGAAACCGTGTGTCACATCCTCAAAACCACTACCGATCCCGACCTTCTTTCAGTGCGCCAATTTGTACTGGATTCTCCCAAAGCCACTACCGTCCCCGAGTTGATAAAATATGCAGAACCGTCATTTTCTAAAGACCGTCCCTTTATAGAAGCGGTTAGCGACCTCACCCAACGCATCTACAGCGACTTTGAATACGTACCCGGATTCACCACCATATCCACGCCATTATCCGATGTGTTCAAACACCGCAAAGGCGTGTGTCAGGACTTTGCCCACCTGGCTATCGGTTGCCTCCGCGCTATGGGTCTGGCCGCGCGCTATATCAGCGGCTATCTCGAAACCTTGCCCTCTCCCGACACAGAACACCTGATTGGCGCGGATGCCTCCCACGCCTGGTTCTCTGTGTACCTGCCCAATCACGGCTGGATCGACTTTGATCCGACCAACAACCTCATACCCGGTGATGACCGGCACATCACCTTAGCCTGGGGCCGAGACTTTGCCGACGTCACCCCTCTCAAAGGCGTAGTCCTGGGCGGTGGTCAACACGCGCTCACCGTATCCGTCACCGTAGAACCGATAGAGGGGAAATTTACGCTTCTACAACCGCCTTCATAACCGTCACCTTCTCCAGACGCTCGGGAACTGGATCAAACCCAACACCGGGCGTCTCATCCAGTACCACATTGCAATTCTCATCCTGCTCAATCCACCGATCTGTAATATCCTCAACATAGAACTTGCGAGATGGAAACACATCGGCCGGATAGTTAAATCCCGACAACGTACCCAACGCCGCACAAATCCCGGCGCCAACTCCACTCTCTAACATCCCGCCCACCCACGCATCTATACCCGCATCGCGCGCCATATCGTGAATTTGCACGGCATTTAACAAACCTCCCACACGCCCCGGTTTTACATTGATCACGCGACATGCGCCAATTTTCAGGGCGAGTTCAAAATCCCGCGGGCGTTTAACCGACTCATCCAAACACACTGGCGTCTCAATTTGGCTTTGCAACTCTGCGTGTTCAATCAAATCTAAATGATCCAATGGCTGTTCAATCATCGCCAAATTGAACTGATCAAATCCCTTGAGCGTATCAAAATCCGCATTCAAATCATATCCCGAGTTGCAATCCACATGAATAACGGGATCGGGAAAAGCCGAACGCACGGCTTTGAGCATCTCGATATCCCATCCGTGTCGTACCTTCAATTTGATACGCGGATATCCCACATCTACTGCCCCCTGAATCAGCGATAAAAGCTCATCAATCGTATCCTGCACACCAAAATCAGCACCACATGCCACTGTCGGATCAATTGCACCCAGTGACTGCCAGAGCGGTATGCCCTTCAACTTGCTATCCAATGCCCACCACGCGGTTTCCACAGCCGCTTTGGCAAAAGGATTGCCCTTAAACACCGCAATCTGCGCCATCAGTTCCGCCGCCGTCTCTATCTGCTCTCCCACCAGATATGGCAAAAAAAATTCCCGCGCCGTCTCATAAACAGATCGGGCTGACTCGGCCGAATAAGTCGGCGCATAAAATGGCGTAGCCTCACCCCAGGCAGCGGTTCCTCCCCCCGAGAGTTTAACCATCACCGAATGAATCGTCGCATCCTCGCCATAAGCCGTACGCCACGGCGAAATCAGTGGCAACTCGACATATCGAATTTCCGCAGCATCAATTTTCACCAGACAATCCTCTTAATCTCCTGGTCTCCACCGAGCCGCGTTCAGAACCGACCACAAGTGGATCAACCAGCCCATCCAGATAAACCACAGGATGGCCGCCAGAACAAATTGGAAAAGGGCAATTAGCAAACGCCCCTGAAGCAACTGCCCTAACCCCGGAATAAAAAAACTACACAAAGCTGCCAGAACATTGCCGCCAGAACCTTGTCCTGCCATATTTTTTTCCTTTCCAATCATCTTGACCCTGAGCATTCAGACTAAAAAAAGAAGGCTCCAGATACCTCTCCCTCTGCACAGGACCTGGAACCTCTCGAAGAAATTTATCTCACCTCATTCAACCACATCAAAATCATGGAAATCTTCACCGGCTTCGAGCGATAGAATTTCCAGCGCAGTTGCGGCGCCTTGCCCTGCGGAAATAATCGCCTGCGTGCGGATGAGACGCGTATTCCAACCCACTGCAAAAAGCCCCTCAACCGAAGTGCGGCCATCTCCATCGGCAACAATACCCTTGTTCTCCTTAGCCAAACTCAGCCCCTCGGCCAATTTGGTATTTGTACCAGTCGCCAAAATGAGATACTTCCCCTCTCTCCGGCCTCCATCCGCCGTTGTAACGGCAAAACCGGCATCGGTCTTTTCGGCATCGGTCACTTCTACATCCTCAATTTCGCCACCCAAATTCTGGACCTGCGCGCGCCCTACCCGCTGAAACTCACTCCCCGTCATCTCGGGAATGCCCAGATAATTGTAGAGCATCGCCTTGTGCATCGGCGTCCCATCTTGCCCAAACACCGTCACATTCTGACCATTCTTCGCCAAAAACAGCGCGGCACTCAATCCCGCAGGTCCATCGCCTATAATCAAAACATCTGCCATGACATATCCTTTCATTTGGATTTAGCTGTTAGATTGTTGACTTCTTTGTTCAAATTAGTATCCCGAACCAACTTCATCCAGTAATTTTTCCAGTGCCTCGGCATCTGTAACGGGTTCAGAACATACAAAATTGCGACAGACATAAGCCGTGGCGCGTCCGTCGATCATGCCGCGATTTTTCAAAAGCGGAACAGCGTCAGACACGGGATCACTTCCCCCGCACAAAACCACATTGGGTCGCCATGTTTTATTCACCACATTGAGCAGTGCAACCGTATCCTCTCTATCTCGATCCCCCAAAACAGCGACTTCAACTGCCCCTTGCAAATAGAGATCCAGGGCACAAATCATATTGCCAAAACCCGAAGGCACCTCCCGAATATGCCTGCCAAAAAGATGCAAAATACGGGCGGCCATATCCCGCCAATCTTCGCGCTCCAGCAGGGTTCCCAATCGCAGCAGTGCCATCGCCCCCATCGAATTACCAGACGGCGTGGCATTGTCAAAGGGATTTTTTGACCGCACAATCAGCTCCTCGTGATCTTTTCCCGTATAGAAAAACCCGCCATCTTCATCATCCCAGAACTGATCGATCATCACCTCCATAAAATCGCGGGCAGCAATGAGATAAGAAGGCTCAAAACTCGCCTCGTACAGATCGACTAACCCGACGATCAAACAGGCATAATCATCCTGATAGGCATTGAAACGCGCCTGTCCATCTTTACAGGTATGCAACAAAAACCCGCGACCCGTACACATATTATCCAGGATAAATTGAGCCGCATCTGATGCGCTATCCAGATAAACGGGATCGCCAAACGCCCGATACGCCTGTGCAAAAGCCGAAATCATCAGCCCATTCCAACTCACCTGAATTTTTTCATCGCGCCCGGGTTTTACACGCTCTTCTCGTACTTTAAATAAAATTGCACATCCGCGTGCTATCGCATCTTCATCAACCTCATAAACATGCGGAATATTCAGAATATTTTTACCCTCAAAATTGCCCCGCTCCGTCACATCGAAATACCGACAAAATACCGCACCGTCTTCTTCTCCCAATAGATCCACCACCTCCTGCGGCGTCCACACAAAAAACTTGCCCTCTTCCCCCTCGCTATCGGCATCTTGCGTCGAATAAAAACCGCCTTCTGGCGCGGTCATCTCTCGGCGCGTATAATCCAGAATTGACCTGGCGATACGCGCAAAAAGCGGCTGCCTCGTCACCTGATAAGTCTGCGTATAAAGCTGTGCGAGCAGTGCATTGTCATACAGCATCTTTTCAAAATGGGGCACGAGCCAGTAGCGATCCACAGAGTAGCGGTGAAATCCCCCGCCGAGCTGATCGTAAATGCCCCCGCGCGCCATTTTTTCCAGCGTCAAAGTCACCATCGCGAGTGCCTCGTCATTCCCCGTACGCAAATGGGTTCGCAAAAACACATCGAGATTCATCGAATTTGGGAACTTGGGCTGTGTGCCAAACCCGCCATTTTGAAAATCAAAATTCGATCTGCTCTTCTGAAATGCACCGTCAAAATCCGCCTCACTCAAATCATCTGCCAACGCATCAATACGCGCCATCGCCCGCAAGTGCTCGTGCAATCGATTCGCCACATCTGCGACGTTATCACCTTTTTCCCGATAATGTCTGGCAACGGATTCCAGAACCTGGGGAAAGCCCGGTATGTTGTGCCTGCTCTCAGGCGGAAAATACGTGCCTCCGTAAAACGGAACGCCCTGCGGCGTCAAAAACACACTCATAGGCCATCCGCCAGATCCAGTCATAACCTGTACCGCATTCATATAAATTTCATCGACATCGGGGCGTTCTTCGCGATCGACCTTCACATTGACAAAATGCGCGTTCATAATCTGCGCGATTGTCTCGTTTTCAAAACACTCGTGTGCCATCACATGGCACCAGTGACAGGCTGCATATCCCACGCTCAAAAAAATGGGCTTGTCTTCGGCAACGGCCTTTTCAAATGCCTCTTCTCCCCACGGAAACCACGCAACGGGATTGTGCGCATGCTGCAATAAATACGGACTGGTCTCGTGGATTAATCGATTGGTATCTCTTCTTTCGTCCATCACATCCTCACCTGAAAGACAACACTGTTGTTAACGATCGTCCCGGTTTCATCTTTTGCAACATCTCATATTCATACCCCTCCCACCGGTTAGACCACGTATAAATCTCTTCAAAAACCTGAGACCGCACATAACGGCCACCGGGCAATACCACTTCGAGAACCAGATTGCCAAGCGTCATCTCACTTCCCTCAGCAGGTTCAATATGCACCTTATTTTCCATTTGCAAACAAGCAAGCGCGTTGGGCGGTAAAGACAGGCGACTGGGCGTAAAATTATCTGCGCGTGGCAAAAGACCAATCTCATTCCCATTGAGAAATACGCGCGCATCTCCCATACTATCCCAGGCACAAAAACGGAGCATCCCCTGGCGAATACGCTGCAAATTGGCTTCAATGAGTTGGGCTGGAGGCGCGGGATCCATCGACCAAAAAGTCTGAATGTCGCCAGGACGAAACCAGTGCACCATAGCTTCAGCTCCGCGGTTAATATGATGCCATTCCACGCGCGCCTGGCCCTGTGAAACATATCCCATAAACCATCCCGGAGCTGTATTTTCAATATATCCGGGCCAAACAGCCATGAGATCATCTGGCGGGGGCAAAAGGGCTTGAACGTGGTCGAGAGGAAGCGGCGGTGCATCAGACAATCCGACCAGAGCACCCATACACTGCAACACTGGCAAATGGGGCGTGCGGTGCAACACAATACTTTGATTGTGTGAATGCCCACAAAAATAGGCATCAATCGCGTGCTGAGACAGAAGATTGACCATATCCGTTTGAAAATCGCGATTATAAAAAAAAGCGCGTGCTATCGGCCATATAGGATGATGCCCCAGTAAAAACAACGGGGCATAAGCGTTTTCTTTCAACACGGCATTGAGCCACTGACATTGCTCGGGATTCCAAAACGGCGTATCCAGGACAATAAACTGGCAACCATCCACCTCAAACGAAAAATAATGCGCTTTGGGCGTCTCACCTAAAAACTTTGCAATACGCGGTCCCACAACCTCATCAAAAGCCGCAACACCATCGTGATTGCCGCGAGCGACGATCAGGGGAATATCGCAAGTTGCAAAAAAATCCAGTGCAGCCTTGAGATTCTCACGGTGGCGTTCTGGATCCAGCGGAGGTTCGGCCACATCGCCTGTCAAAATTATAAAATCTGGTTTGAGATGGCGCAGAGCATCCATCATTGGCGCAAGCGAATAGGTCACATTTTCCACATACCCCTCAGTGCTGAGCGGTCTTGTCGCGTCAAACGCCTGCCCAATAAAATCCCGCGTCACAAAATGCGTATCACTCACAACCGCAAATGAAAAAGGCCGCTTGAGATGTTTGATAGACTCAGGTACCACAGAACCCTCCCATTGCAATGGAAGATAATGTAACCCATTTTTTTATAATAAACAAGCGTGCCCAAAAAACAAACGCGGGCTTCTTGAAAGAAACCCGCGTTTTGACATCTTCAGCAAAGAACAGGGATAGAAACCTCTACTCACCACCACCGCCACCACCGCCACCACCGCCACCACGACCACCACGACCACCCTGACCACCCTGGCCGCCGCGCTGCCCGCGCTGACCCTGCCCGCGTTGCCCGCGCTGACCCATCCGCTGCATATATTCTTGAAATACCTTTGTCTGATTCTCATTGAGAATAGCAGTCAAACCCTGTGTCATTTCCATTCGCAGCGCGCGCACCTGTTGCATGGCCGCCTGCTGGTCGTTACTTCCGCGCAGACTTCTTTGCAACTCCTGCCGTTTTGCATAAATCCCCTTAAGTGACGCACGCACCTTGACGAGTTGCTCATCACTCAGGGCCACATTCTCGTTAAATGCCAGATAAGACAGCGCCTGTTCAACCGGCAAAAAACGCTGCACCTGAACGCCGCCGCGTTGCCCTTGACCGCGCTGCCCTTGCCCTTGACCGCCTCTTTGAGGCTGTGCCCACACATCGCAGGACGCGGCCAGAAGCATCGCCACTGCCAAAAAACCGAAAAGTCGAAACCTCTGCATAATCTGCTCCTTTGAAAAAGTTGTAAAAATGCCTATAAAAATCCGGGCATATATCGCAACAAATTAGACGACACATGCCCGAATAAAAGTTCCACCATCATTATTTATCTCAGAAAACCACTTGAGACACAGCTTTGGATATCAAAGCCACGGCAATTGAGGTCATGCCAATAAGCCCCATACCGCAGGAATAACCCGCGACTAAAATAGGCGCGTAAGCCTTCCATTTGGACTCGCCA
It contains:
- a CDS encoding alpha-E domain-containing protein, yielding MLSRTAESIYWMSRYLERAENVARFIEVNCHLMLDLPVEAKGQWEPLVLTTGDQDLFYENYATDNQASVIDFLTFSPVNPNSIISCLQNARENARSIREIISTEMWEQINKFYLQVQNIDKPQAQDAPHTYFTDIIMASHLFTGIQRNTMSHNEAWQFAQLGRDLERADKTSRILDVKYFFLLPEVDDVGTPFDNIQWSALLKSASALEMYRKQYGPIEPHNVVDFLLLNREFPRAIRYCLSRANQSLHTISGTPEDSFQNTSEQVLGRLLAELDYTSIDEIITRGLHEYLDVFQSRLNQLDNAIFETFFTISPSTTTA
- a CDS encoding circularly permuted type 2 ATP-grasp protein; translation: MNMLEGYALESGSYDEMWDQKDGVRAHWHPFFRAIERMGSKELAHRHEEARLLLRENGVTYNVHSDPDGLHHPWELDPIPLLLQANDWTHIARGISQRAELLNLVLKDIYGPQTLIREGLLPFELIYNHAGFLRPCKDVFLPAEHQLRVYAANLARGPDGQMWVLYDHAQAPSGLGYALENRTTMSRIMPTLFNDCNVRRLAHFFRTFQAGLSEIAPHNKENPRIVILTPGPFNATYFEHACLSAYLGYTLVQGDDLTVRDGRVWFKSIDGLHPVDIILRHINDDFCDPLELNEESQLGVAGLLDAVRNGHVAIANPLGSSMLENLGLMPFLPGIARHLLGEDLILPSIATWWCGQVREMNYVLDHLDSLILCPIDQQSAIPRVFGALLSHAEREAWRDRIRANPTHYAGQEHVSFATAPSLIKGHLESRYTTLTAFAVSHQNTYSVMPGGLTRSAPERDNFVVPAHTFVHSKDTWVIDGHPHRNFGA
- a CDS encoding transglutaminase family protein, whose product is MNYRITHQSHYEYAETVSLSHNQARLNPRSFFNQTCLNSHITINPQPAFFRERKDFFGNRTAYFSIEQSHNILSVTAESDVHIVSQTQLTSDMPWETVCHILKTTTDPDLLSVRQFVLDSPKATTVPELIKYAEPSFSKDRPFIEAVSDLTQRIYSDFEYVPGFTTISTPLSDVFKHRKGVCQDFAHLAIGCLRAMGLAARYISGYLETLPSPDTEHLIGADASHAWFSVYLPNHGWIDFDPTNNLIPGDDRHITLAWGRDFADVTPLKGVVLGGGQHALTVSVTVEPIEGKFTLLQPPS
- the menC gene encoding o-succinylbenzoate synthase, encoding MKIDAAEIRYVELPLISPWRTAYGEDATIHSVMVKLSGGGTAAWGEATPFYAPTYSAESARSVYETAREFFLPYLVGEQIETAAELMAQIAVFKGNPFAKAAVETAWWALDSKLKGIPLWQSLGAIDPTVACGADFGVQDTIDELLSLIQGAVDVGYPRIKLKVRHGWDIEMLKAVRSAFPDPVIHVDCNSGYDLNADFDTLKGFDQFNLAMIEQPLDHLDLIEHAELQSQIETPVCLDESVKRPRDFELALKIGACRVINVKPGRVGGLLNAVQIHDMARDAGIDAWVGGMLESGVGAGICAALGTLSGFNYPADVFPSRKFYVEDITDRWIEQDENCNVVLDETPGVGFDPVPERLEKVTVMKAVVEA
- a CDS encoding NAD(P)/FAD-dependent oxidoreductase codes for the protein MADVLIIGDGPAGLSAALFLAKNGQNVTVFGQDGTPMHKAMLYNYLGIPEMTGSEFQRVGRAQVQNLGGEIEDVEVTDAEKTDAGFAVTTADGGRREGKYLILATGTNTKLAEGLSLAKENKGIVADGDGRTSVEGLFAVGWNTRLIRTQAIISAGQGAATALEILSLEAGEDFHDFDVVE
- a CDS encoding thioredoxin domain-containing protein is translated as MDERRDTNRLIHETSPYLLQHAHNPVAWFPWGEEAFEKAVAEDKPIFLSVGYAACHWCHVMAHECFENETIAQIMNAHFVNVKVDREERPDVDEIYMNAVQVMTGSGGWPMSVFLTPQGVPFYGGTYFPPESRHNIPGFPQVLESVARHYREKGDNVADVANRLHEHLRAMARIDALADDLSEADFDGAFQKSRSNFDFQNGGFGTQPKFPNSMNLDVFLRTHLRTGNDEALAMVTLTLEKMARGGIYDQLGGGFHRYSVDRYWLVPHFEKMLYDNALLAQLYTQTYQVTRQPLFARIARSILDYTRREMTAPEGGFYSTQDADSEGEEGKFFVWTPQEVVDLLGEEDGAVFCRYFDVTERGNFEGKNILNIPHVYEVDEDAIARGCAILFKVREERVKPGRDEKIQVSWNGLMISAFAQAYRAFGDPVYLDSASDAAQFILDNMCTGRGFLLHTCKDGQARFNAYQDDYACLIVGLVDLYEASFEPSYLIAARDFMEVMIDQFWDDEDGGFFYTGKDHEELIVRSKNPFDNATPSGNSMGAMALLRLGTLLEREDWRDMAARILHLFGRHIREVPSGFGNMICALDLYLQGAVEVAVLGDRDREDTVALLNVVNKTWRPNVVLCGGSDPVSDAVPLLKNRGMIDGRATAYVCRNFVCSEPVTDAEALEKLLDEVGSGY
- a CDS encoding metallophosphoesterase encodes the protein MVPESIKHLKRPFSFAVVSDTHFVTRDFIGQAFDATRPLSTEGYVENVTYSLAPMMDALRHLKPDFIILTGDVAEPPLDPERHRENLKAALDFFATCDIPLIVARGNHDGVAAFDEVVGPRIAKFLGETPKAHYFSFEVDGCQFIVLDTPFWNPEQCQWLNAVLKENAYAPLFLLGHHPIWPIARAFFYNRDFQTDMVNLLSQHAIDAYFCGHSHNQSIVLHRTPHLPVLQCMGALVGLSDAPPLPLDHVQALLPPPDDLMAVWPGYIENTAPGWFMGYVSQGQARVEWHHINRGAEAMVHWFRPGDIQTFWSMDPAPPAQLIEANLQRIRQGMLRFCAWDSMGDARVFLNGNEIGLLPRADNFTPSRLSLPPNALACLQMENKVHIEPAEGSEMTLGNLVLEVVLPGGRYVRSQVFEEIYTWSNRWEGYEYEMLQKMKPGRSLTTVLSFR